A region from the Pararge aegeria chromosome Z, ilParAegt1.1, whole genome shotgun sequence genome encodes:
- the LOC120636145 gene encoding ADP,ATP carrier protein-like yields MSEKKGKDGNKAPDPSAFMKDFIAGGVSAAVSKTAMAPMERVKLILQVQHVSKQIPEDKRYKGIVDAFIRIPKEQGLGSLWRGNMANVIRYFPTQALNFAFKDVYKKIFLEGVDKNTQFWTYFAGNLASGGAAGATSLCFVYPLDFARTRLAADVGKGKAKEFNGLVDCLMKTLKTDGPLGWYRGFVVSVQGIIIYRATYFGMYDTARGMMTDTKNTSLFVTWLIAQTVTTIAGIASYPLDTVRRRMMMQSGRPAHERIYKNTLHCWGVILKTEGPGAFFKGAFSNVLRGTGGAFVLVLYDEIKKLL; encoded by the exons ATGTCCGAGAAAAAAGGCAAAGATGGCAATAAAGCCCCGGATCCTAGTGCGTTTATGAAGGATTTCATCGCTGGCGGCGTTTCAGCTGCGGTATCAAAAACAGCCATGGCACCTATGGAACGAGTGAAGTTAATTTTACAAGTGCAACATGTCTCTAAGCAGATACCTGAAGATAAACGCTACAAAG GAATCGTCGATGCCTTTATTCGTATACCTAAAGAGCAGGGCCTGGGATCTCTATGGCGAGGGAATATGGCAAACGTGATTCGGTACTTTCCCACACAGGCGTTAAACTTTGCTTTCAAAGACGTGTATAAAAAGATATTTCTCGAGGGAGTTGATAAAAATACTCAATTTTGGACATATTTCGCTGGTAATCTGGCTTCTGGTGGTGCTGCAGGTGCAACTTCTCTGTGCTTTGTGTATCCACTAGATTTTGCACGAACCAG GTTAGCAGCGGACGTCGGCAAAGGAAAAGCGAAAGAATTTAATGGTCTTGTTGACTGTTTAATGAAAACCTTAAAAACTGATGGGCCTTTGGGCTGGTATAGAGGTTTTGTCGTGTCCGTGCAGGGTATTATAATTTACCGTGCGACCTATTTTGGAATGTATGACACTGCACGTGGAATGATGACTGATACGAAAAATACATCACTTTTCGTTACCTGGTTGATTGCACAG acGGTGACGACAATTGCCGGCATCGCTTCGTACCCACTGGATACGGTGAGACGGcgaatgatgatgcagtctggtAGACCGGCGCACGAAcgcatatataaaaatactctaCACTGCTGGGGAGTCATCCTCAAAACAGAAGGGCCTGGTGCGTTCTTTAAAGGGGCATTTTCAAATGTTCTGAGAGGCACCGGTGGAGCATTTGTATTAGTGTTGTACGATGAAATCAAGAAACTGCTTTGA